A stretch of Coturnix japonica isolate 7356 chromosome 11, Coturnix japonica 2.1, whole genome shotgun sequence DNA encodes these proteins:
- the MEAK7 gene encoding MTOR-associated protein MEAK7, which produces MGNSESNAYRNHVSRFLPEEQCDVDGVFDTLSGSSSSAAARNGKATKKIVTLEALKAYMREALPEQMTVRLYNGMRSIDPTGKSSALSGHIAKEQFVIFMSNLLKGNADEKITIIMRMISTIEGAVKGKEIQEFTDDLIKSVVHVLSYRKELKGWNLENTRDSAGGIKALSSQLLSELKLADGTKAAIPQLMEMNFDRSLIEDWVYRVPQISAFLSVVIRQGFHVLHSLPDQTKDIVNLVPGCKGIKGRIVSLFDIPSIIYINSHLPAELQHKWRLLFSSKLHGESFSQLCAHIVNKGPCIVILKDVDGFIFGGFASQSWEVKPQFQGDNRCFLFSVFPSLAVYTYTGYNDHYMYLNHGQQTMPNGLGMGGQHDYFGLWVDSDYGKGHSKAKPRCTTYNSPQLSAKENFTLDALEVWAVGDMPESAETKGKKSILDVDPEAQALLEMTGKSRHSEGLREPIEDEDDDN; this is translated from the exons ATGGgaaattcagaaagcaatgCCTATCGGAACCACGTTTCCAGGTTTCTTCCTGAGGAGCAGTGTGATGTTGATGGCGTATTTGATACCTTATCGGGATcgagcagctcagcagcagccagaaatggaaaagctaCAAAGAAAATTGTGACTTTGGAAGCATTGAag GCATATATGAGGGAAGCATTGCCAGAGCAAATGACTGTTCGGTTGTACAACGGGATGAGAAGTATTGACCCGACTGGGAAGTCGTCTGCACTGAGTGGCCACATTGCTAAGGAACAGTTTGTCATTTTTATGTCCAACCTCttgaaaggaaatgcagatgaGAAGATTACCATAATAATGAGAATGATCTCCACCATAGAAGGGGCAGTGAAGGGCAAGGAGATCCAAGAG TTCACAGATGATCTGATCAAGTCTGTAGTCCATGTACTGAGCTACAGGAAGGAACTGAAAGGTTGGAATTTGGAGAATACCAGGGATTCTGCAGGTGGAATAAAGGCTCTGTCTTCCCAGCTTCTATCAGAACTGAAACTTGCAG ATGGGACAAAAGCTGCGATTCCTCAGCTGATGGAGATGAACTTTGATAGAAGTCTCATTGAGGACTGGGTGTACAGAGTCCCACAGATCTCAGCTTTCCTCAGCGTTGTTATCAGGCAAGGCTTCCACGTTCTGCATTCTCTCCCAGACCAAACCAAAGACATAGTCAACTTGGTTCCAGGCTGCAAAGGCATCAAAGGAAGAATTGTCAGCCTCTTTGACATCCCGTCCATCATATACATCAACTCCCATTTGCCTGCGGAGCTGCAGCATAAGTGGcggcttttattttcttctaaacttCATGGAGAAAGCTTctcccagctgtgtgcacaCATAGTGAACAAAGGGCCCTGCATTGTGATCCTGAAGGATGTAGATGGCTTTATCTTTGGTGGCTTTGCGTCTCAATCCTGGGAGGTGAAACCACAATTTCAAG gtGACAATAGatgctttctgttctctgtttttccctctcttgCTGTGTACACATACACGGGATATAATGACCACTACATGTATTTGAACCACGGCCAACAGACAATGCCAAATGGACTT GGCATGGGTGGTCAGCATGATTACTTCGGACTCTGGGTAGACAGTGATTACGGGAAGGGACACAGTAAAGCAAAACCTCGATGTACCACCTACAACAGTCCTCAGCTGTCAGCTAAGGAGAACTTCACACTGGATGCCTTGGAAGTCTGGGCTGTGGGAGACATGCCTGAAAGTGCAGAG aCTAAAGGTAAAAAGAGTATCCTGGATGTAGACCCTGAAGCTCAGGCCTTACTagaaatgactggaaaaagTCGGCACAGCGAAGGTTTACGAGAACCCattgaagatgaagatgatgataaCTGA